In a single window of the Halobacteriovorax sp. HLS genome:
- a CDS encoding ORF6N domain-containing protein translates to MVKKDKELLEITNNIHIFRNQKVMFDRDLAELYGVEIRAINQAVKRNQDRFPSDFCFKLNFSELAEYKSQSVISEVISTRKGVTPTVFTEQGAYALSFVLRSPKAVEMGLFIARAFTYLRRFILKNENLMMELKNNDHLSKTFSSFEKRIEQDLVVLYKNTSKFEKRFNSLEVEIKQLKKLIKK, encoded by the coding sequence ATGGTTAAAAAAGACAAAGAGTTATTAGAAATTACAAACAACATTCACATTTTTAGGAATCAAAAAGTTATGTTTGATCGTGATCTAGCTGAACTGTACGGTGTGGAGATTAGAGCGATTAATCAAGCCGTCAAAAGAAACCAGGATCGATTTCCATCTGATTTTTGTTTCAAACTAAATTTCAGTGAGTTAGCTGAGTACAAATCACAATCTGTGATTAGTGAAGTCATAAGTACCCGAAAAGGCGTCACACCAACAGTATTTACCGAGCAAGGAGCTTATGCCCTGTCATTCGTCTTGAGATCTCCAAAAGCCGTAGAAATGGGCTTATTCATTGCGAGAGCCTTCACTTACTTAAGAAGATTCATTCTCAAAAATGAAAATTTGATGATGGAATTAAAGAATAATGATCACCTTTCAAAAACTTTTTCTAGCTTTGAGAAGCGAATTGAACAGGACCTTGTAGTCCTATATAAAAATACATCCAAGTTTGAGAAGAGATTTAATTCTCTCGAAGTTGAAATTAAGCAACTAAAGAAATTGATCAAGAAGTAG
- a CDS encoding Rha family transcriptional regulator encodes MSSFRIDKPFESRPPRLKDLVNQHVMGDVWIRDTPFGPVTDSLKIAEHFDMKHHNVLRAIDKCNKELGTEIKFDLCKNLIENNHLSGPKGREREYRKVDITEFGLTLLLLYINTPKARKISAEILYRFFVLKTYVEGLNERQIGALKGYYRKQMKD; translated from the coding sequence ATGAGTAGCTTTAGAATAGATAAACCATTTGAATCAAGACCACCGAGACTTAAGGATTTAGTTAATCAGCATGTCATGGGAGATGTCTGGATTCGTGATACTCCCTTTGGTCCAGTTACAGATTCGCTTAAAATTGCAGAGCACTTTGATATGAAACATCACAATGTTCTTAGGGCTATTGATAAGTGTAATAAAGAACTGGGAACAGAAATCAAATTTGATTTGTGTAAAAACCTTATTGAAAACAATCACTTATCAGGTCCTAAAGGAAGAGAAAGAGAATATAGAAAGGTTGATATAACGGAGTTTGGACTCACCCTACTTCTACTCTATATCAATACACCTAAAGCAAGAAAGATCTCTGCTGAGATTCTTTATAGGTTCTTTGTTCTAAAAACATACGTTGAAGGCCTTAATGAAAGGCAAATTGGAGCCTTGAAAGGATACTATCGAAAACAAATGAAAGACTAA
- a CDS encoding Rha family transcriptional regulator: MSDFRIDKPFETRPPRLKDLVNEHIMGDVWIRDTPFGPVTDSLKIAEHFDIEHKNILRALDKCIDELSIQLKFELNKNFIENIYLGGAKGRERKTRKVDITEFGLMLLLLYINTPKARMISAEILYRFFILKSYMTGLSENQIGALKGYYRKRMEE, encoded by the coding sequence ATGAGTGACTTTAGAATTGATAAACCTTTTGAAACAAGACCACCAAGACTTAAGGATCTAGTAAATGAACATATCATGGGAGATGTTTGGATCAGGGATACACCGTTTGGTCCTGTCACTGATTCACTTAAAATTGCTGAGCATTTTGATATAGAACATAAAAATATCTTAAGGGCCCTAGATAAGTGTATTGACGAACTATCCATTCAGCTCAAATTTGAGCTGAATAAAAACTTCATAGAAAACATATACTTAGGTGGCGCAAAAGGTAGAGAAAGAAAAACTAGAAAAGTTGATATTACGGAGTTTGGACTTATGCTACTTCTTTTATACATCAATACTCCAAAGGCCAGAATGATCTCAGCAGAAATACTATATCGTTTCTTTATTTTAAAAAGCTACATGACTGGCTTAAGTGAAAATCAAATTGGAGCTCTCAAAGGTTATTATCGAAAAAGGATGGAAGAATAA